Sequence from the Zeugodacus cucurbitae isolate PBARC_wt_2022May chromosome 2, idZeuCucr1.2, whole genome shotgun sequence genome:
gccatcttgttgaaaccacatgtcaaccaagttcagttcttccatttttggcaacaaaaagtttgttagcatcgaacgatagcgatcgccattcaccgtaacgttgcgtccaacagcatctttgaaaaaatacggtccaatgattccaccagcgtacaaaccacaccaaacagtgcatttttcgggatgcatgggcagttcttgaacggcttctggttgctcttcaccccaaatgcggcaattttgcttatttacgtagccattcaaccagaaatgagcctcatcgctgaacaaaatttgtcgataaaaaagcggattttctgccaacttttctagggcccattcactgaaaattcgacgttgtggcagatcgttcggcttcagttcttgcacgagctgtattttatacggttttacaccaagatctttgcgtaaaatcttccatgtggtcgaataacacaaacccaattgctgcgaacggcgacgaatcgacatttcacggtcttcagccacactctcagaaacagacgcaatattctcttctgtacgcactgtacgcattcatgtggttggtttaatgtccaataaagtaaactgagtgcgaaacttggtcacaatcgcattaattgtttgctcacttggtcgattatgtagaccataaatcggacgtaaagcgcgaaacacatttcgaaccgaacactgattttggtaataaaattcaatgatttgcaagcgttgctcgttagtaagtctattcatgatgaaatgtcaaagcatactgagcatctttctctttgacaccatgtctgaaatcccacgtgatctgtcaaatactaatgcatgaaaatcctaacctcaaaaaaatcacccgtcaCATATATGTTGTAATTGTAACGAGGTGGAATCGATACTTTATGcgcaaaataattgcaatattcCCTTATAATGTGCCTCCCTCATTACCGCCTTCTTCGCAATTCTTTTCATATGAGATGGTTAGTGAAGTATTTTCGTATGGCATATGAAAGTGGTGGTGTTAGAGCGCCGTGAAATAAATGCAATCATTCAATGATAGTATATCAATTAATTAACTATTCACCTTAAATCAATGTACACTCGGCTGTCCCATGTTTAGCTCATTTGCATGTATCACCATTTTCATTATGCAATTTCTATATTGTGGCGATATCACATATGTGGTCACCGCAAATCTTTTCGACATACGAGTAATTTATTATTCAGCTGTATgctaatttattttgtgaatgTACGGAGTGCGCGGTTGAGGTCAGTAACACCGAAAACCCACATATGGTAATCACTGTGTAGTATGTTGAACATACAAATGTTGGCCGCATAACACGGTTGTATGTCTAAAAATGAAATTCggtcacacccacacacacacacacccacaggtACTAAACACCATTTATGTGTGAGAATATGCGCGTTTATCAGGTTTTTTGCCGACGGTATAACCTAATTAAAAGAGCCTCATTGCTAATTATTCGGTAAAATGCTGGTTTCCATAGACAATAcacgttcatacatacatatatgcacacatacaagcGCGGCACAATCTCAGCCAGTCGGCCCACTAAATAAGCATGCAGCATTTCAGGCGTTTTAAACGGCATACgcacaaaaacaactacaaaacgaaataaatacCGCCATAAACACGCACACAACTTTATTCTTTATTTGCCATGAGCGCGCCATTTATTTACAGCTGTGGgcgtctgtgtatgtgtgtgcgtgtgtgtgtgtgaagagcTTATTTGTTTAATGTAGATGTTGGCGCCAAAAAAGTATGCAATTAAAACTGTGCTACACAGTGCAGAAGCAATCAAAACACCCGTTAAACAAACgaaggcgcacacacacacgcgtacAAGCCCTCAGCAACGTATGCATAGAGTTGGCACATGAAGGCTCGGGCACTAAAAAGCGAAAATCACGGGGGCGCCGGGATGCATGTCCTTGCCGGGCGCAATGGTAGTGAATGAACGCGCAAATGAATGcctaaatgaataaatttatttgaatggaATTTTAAAGGCAACGCCGTGTTCCATTTACACGCCGACTCAGCTCACGCCGCTAATGGGCAGGTGTGCGCGCTTGTTGTCGATAATTTTCGTACTAATGTTTTCAATTCGTTTTCGTTTATTTTCGATGATTTGAGCGAACGCGATGTCTGCTTTTAGACGCGCGCTTAATTAACACTGTACAAGAATTTAGCGCCAatgagttgctgttgttgagcgGCACTCGCATCATTATCACAAGTGTCTTTCTTAATGCTTCACATTCCTTTTGTCATCTGTGTTGCTCACACCTAAGACTCGGCTACTGTGGCTTCAACTGCTCATTGCGAATTTACACTTGTAAATCTCATCAAAATCACAAATCAAGCCGCTTCTTATGCCTAAAAAGCAAGAATTTACAATATTGTGGAGGAGGAGATGTGAATGAGCTTGAGCCTAAGATTCGTTCGCATCAACTGCGAGCAAACACAGAGCTAGACAATTTGCCGCCGTGCTTGACAGTTAAAGTGTGTGAGTGACTGGCAGTTTTAGTAAATAGCTGACACgtgatttgtatttattttgctagCAATTTGTCTCactattgtgcttatttattttCATCTTATTTCTTTCGCTTTTAACTTTTCGAAATTCTccttttgtacattttttacaTCCAGTCCACCATTGTGTCCTTAGGAAAATATTCGTggggaaaaaatgaaaatttacggCAATCGAAAAATATGTCGCAAATAAAAAACCACTCAGCGTCAGCAGCGTATAAATGTTTTGCGCCACTTGTCGCGCGCACAAttgacgattttttttttacagttacgCAGGCAAAGGTGAGTGCATTCGCTATGAGAAATCTCGTTGTGTGCTTGCTTTACAAGCATTTTcggtttttattgcttttacggTTATTTCGTGCACTTCAAGTTTATGTAACGCCATAACAAGCAGCGGCGCGAACACGTTGCCACAGCGAATTACAACGCACAATGGCAACTCTGACAATTGCTAACTGCGTTCAGCCAGCGTCTCTCACAATGGGTCTACGAGAGAGCCAATATTGCAAATATGAGGGAAATAATAAGTTGGGCTTTTGgaaattctgaaaataaatgTTGTCACATCATCGATTCGTGGCGATAACTTCAGTAGTGTGTGagacatgtatgtacattaaacataTTGAGGGGCACGGCCACTCCCActtttataaaagtataaaactaCTGTGCTCTCCTGCACTCAAAATGATCCTTGTGGCTTGTTTATAGCGCTTTATGGCATTTTGTTTAACGGTACTTTGTGAGCGTTACAATAGACTGAGTTCCCCCATCCAGTTTATAAATGCAGATGCAGCTAAGCTTTACGTAACTCCAGACCGCATAAGGAAAACTAATTTTATGGAAAAACTGAAAACTTTATTAATCTCCGCTCGaccatttttgaaatattaaatttttcaaactgTTTTGATTGCAGAAATGTCTCTTTCGTTGAACATTTTCATCACATTTCATATTTACGCTATCACACCGATTCCAATGTCAACTCACACGCCGGCTGCTAACTGACAGTTAACGGTTGTCACtagcaaatatgaaatttttgaaaacttcgCAACGCttcgaaaaaatgaaatttgcgtttatttttatttctgcatgtagacacacacacacgcttgtATCAATTTGCAATTCGCGGCTAGAGTCGCCCGTTTTTCATACATTTCTAACTGTCATATTGAAACCGATGGAATTCGAAAATCTGAAAATACCACGTCGCCGATGTGATAACGCAAATTCTTTAcgcaaaattgaaattttttattttgtgatcTTTTTTGCAGTTTGGTGAATAATATTGCATATGCAAACTGCTCGCCAAAGCCATAGCAATGGAAAATCGCTTGCAGCAGACCATTAGCAAAAAACTGCAACCACATTTAGCGGCGAAGTCACGGCTTTTTGCATTTGTCCattttttattggtattttgagCCGCAGAATTTCACAATTTTGGCTGACATTTTGAGATGGACGAAATGTGAAAGAGCGTGCATTtggaatataaattttaaagtgaATCAATTATGAGTATTTCGAATTTCTCAATTTGCCAAATTCTCTGAGAATCTCTTTAAccttaaaagcaaaaattattaacggcatttttgaaatttaacaaaaatatatttgtcaatTTTCACTTAACCCTTCCACTATAAGAGTGCCATAGTTATTATCTGTGCTGCTTTTATGATCACGGTCAGAACCATCTGTACGCACAGATTTCTTTTAAGTTCTTCAAATGAAATGTGCGAACTTTGGAAAGACAGCGTGTAGGACATCCGTAAAAGATATATTTGGTGACAATTCAAGCTGTAGGTGAGCTATTGTATATGCTTTACACTTTTTGGACAATTCGGCAACAGCGCGATGAAAACTGGCAACATGGTATGGGAAGCACTTCAGTTTCTAGAACTTAAGCTAAGGCTAGACCTTGTTACTTTTCGTAATAAACAAGAGTTGATTCATGCTTTACTTCAACTAACTGttcatttttgcactttttattgCTTCGATTACAAACCATCATTATCGAAATCGATCAAAAACAGTAAACTTGTCCACCATAAATAGATACCGTGCAAATATACGAAACTTTAAACTCTGTGACTTTGCGCACTCAGTCTTCATTCATTTTCGTTTCTTTGGCATTTTTAAATGAGAAACCTTCAGTTTACACACAAGTTCTGTGTAACGAGATGTTTGCAGTGAACGCAAAAGCATTAAGTAGTCTCCCGGTTTGGAATTAACACttcaaaacattacaaaaactaTGTGTTGTAAAACTTTCTTTTCACACTGCAAATGTCAGTGTCACTCAAAACAGTATTAAGTGGACCGAGAgcgctcactctctctctctcgctctctcaATTTCCCTGCCAACTTCTTGTATAACTGCTACATTCGCAAGCAAAACGCCAACCAAGCTATCCTTACTGCGCTATTTGTGTCTTCATTCGAAACCATTGAAATCTGTCGTGGCTCTCTGGCAGTATTATATTCCTGCCACTCTTTTTTGTTCTAAACTTTCCTCTCCGCCTTTCATCGTCGTTTTTTGTACACACGAATTTTTAACAAAGTTTTAAATGGATTTTAACTTGCgttggaataattttaattgGATGCTCACTTCGAGTGAAAATTAGTCGCACTTCAGCTGCAAAGTGTGCGCTGCGGAAAAACTCTGTCGCCCTCCATCCCCTGTCGCCTTCAACAATGTGCAGTTTTCGCCACTAGGCGCTATTTGAGCACGAAGGACGAGCGGAAGTTAGCTTCGCACGGTCACATAGCTGCAGCAAAGCCTGTGTTTGTGGCACTTGTCCTCAAATGGCGCACAAATAGAAATTTGCGGACAGCGAAAAACAACACCGCACAGATAGTGTCTATGGCTTCGCACTGCTACATACACATCACTGCAGTATCCTTTCTGCGGCCCTCATCTACTTACACTCTCTCGCGACAATAACAGCAACGACACTTCATTTCAATAAGTCTCGCCTTGCTTATCTGACACTTGACACACTTTCGGCGCATTGCGTTTTTCGCCTTTCATCTTCCTGCTAAAGTTTGCGCGCggcgaaaaacaacaaaacgagCGCATGAGTCTCACTATTTGCCGCACTTACcaaatgcattaaatattttatttgcatgctTAAATGGAAGCCTCGGCCCTTTTGAGACGCGATTTGTTAATGCAAAGCTTTTAAGTCGAAAAGATAGTTGTTAATGTAGTTGAGTGaaaactttacaacaacaacaatgccacttagtaattaaatgaaagcaacttaaataattataaactttATGCTACAATCCCATTCTCTCAGCAAATAGGTCAACTCAAGAACAATTGCCGTTTCCAAACAATTCCACAAAAACTGTGGCTTTAAATAGCTAATTTCATTGGTCTACTAAATCAACGGCTTGCCCGCCCGGTAACGGTAAATTATATAATGGTTAATACTCTGGCTTTTTAGTATGATTTGGGTAGGAATTTATATGTCTTTCAATTATTAACACGCCGCCAGTATCACCCCATATTGCTGTGAATATTGCGTCtgccatttaaaatttacacaaataatcccacattaatatatttaacgCTTATCCAATGTGAGTTTCATAAATTTCTGCTCCCAGAAAGAACCAATCAGAGACATAAGCGTCGTCAGACTGcaggcaaaattaaaaaaaatcctttgtGTCGGCGACAGTAATTGAGTAACGGCGTACGagaatgttgcatgcaacattgcaACCATTTCCAATGAATAACACCCAGCAGCAGGTTGAAGCAATGGAGGGGTTTGTGAGTAAAAAAGTAATTATGAGAGGATGAGCATTGCGAATAAATGAGTTGAGAGGAGGAGGAGGTATTAAATATgttctttttattattgcagatatttttattaatgaagaaaatttgcttaattgcgaaagtgaaagaaaataaaaaacaagtaagaaagggctaagttcgggtgtaaccgaacattttatactctcgcaatttatttatttaactttatttatattatataatacacaatttgacccacatattcgtcatatatattgtataaagtccattgaaagttgaaaaccataatattaggttagaagcaccgaggtcctcgtgttcgatatatggggcattaaaaacctatggtccgatttcggtgatttttagaatggggctgccacactataaacatggtatttgtgcaaagttctgcaccggtatcttcactagtgcttactttatatattgtaaagtaaacgattcagatcgtcttcaaagttgtggtatataggaagtaggcgtggttgtgaagcggtttggtctattttcacaacatgtcattgggatgtaaggaaactattacaaaccaagtttcattgaaatcggtcgagtagttcctgagttatggtttttgacccataagtaaaaaaatctgagtgcaactttcatctgccatttcttatgtgaaatttcatGTTTCTGACGtccttagtgagttaatccacttttagtaattttcaacctaacttttgtatgggaggtgggcgtggttacaatccgattttctccatttttggactgtataaggtagtacctaaaagaacgactctagaaagtttccttgatatacctgtagtagtttgcgaaatatgtacaaaaaacttagtagggggaggggccacgcccacttccccaaaaaaattacatccacatatgccccttcctagtgcgatccttcataccaaattttattttcatagctttatttatggcttagttatggccctttatgtgttttcggttttcgccattttgtgggcgtggcagtggtccgattttgctcattttcgaaagcaacctttctatggtaccaagaaataTGTGTGCGAAGTTTCATcataatatcttaatttttactcaagttacagcttgcatagacggacggacggacgtacggacagacagacattcggatttgaactccactcttcaccctgatcactttggtatatataaccctatatctaactcgtttagtttttggtgttacaaacaaccgttatgtgaacaaaactataatactctctttagcaacatttgttgcgagagtataaatataaggAAACATGTAAATTTTACACTTCTTCAAGTGGGAGATGTCAGAGTTCTGGAGTATGTCAATGAGAAATACAAAAAAGGTGTTTTCAGGCTTAATTCTGCTCAGCATCTGCAAGGATTGGTTAGGACCATATCTAGCCTCCCTCTCTCCATCTCGCTTAAATTTTGAATAGATAAGCATAGAAAAGAGATTCTAACTTTTTCCAACGAAATTTTCTCGAAGCCAATCAGAATAACTTCTACACTAAATAATTAAGAACTCAacactgtatatatttataattgtgaCTACCATGCTGTGAGTGTATTCATGTGCTTCATGAGAGCGCTTCATAGTTGCAGATCATCAACTTGTCCGTCTGAATTCGAAAATGTTAATTGCGAACCAAGTCAGCGTCTCTTAGCCACACAATATCATCATTATTCATTATATCCATGTGCACATTTACGACTAATTGCCTTAAATATTGACGGCCTCTTCATGCAGCCGAAAATGACAAGGACAACGGCGACAATCACAGTTTCATGGAAGTCTCTTGCATCTGCAACGAtggcatattttataatttgttgctCGGTTGCACATTTACTTGAGTACTGCATAGACTTTCACATTTTTTACGTTTTCCTTAAGTCGCCTTGCGCCTGTCTGTCGTGTGGCAATCATAATTGCAACTGCATAATTTTTCGCACCTCGCACGTCACTTACTCGCGTCAACTGCCTTCATATATGTTCTTCGCATATTCTGACTGACGTTATATTAACTGAAAGCAGATGTGCAGAATTTGTAGACTCTGTATAAATTGTGACGCGTAAAAGTTTTCCCGTTGCGGTTCACTTAGGACCACTTCAGTAGCTCTTTCTCGGAAGAAGACGGTCTCTCATATGAACCTGGCGATAAGGCCTTAGTATAGTATTAATCAGTTATATTTGGTCATCTTAAACTTAAggtattcaatttcaatttaaccTTTCTTAATTTACTTTACCGAACCAATACAGAATATGAAACCTGCACACCGTCTGGAAATAACCATTAAGATGAGTTCGACTTTAAACTTCAGAAATTCATAAACCGGCCGAGAAATGCTTGTCGACCAAACTTTCCTCATTATAAAtgctagtacatacatatgtatgtttccaTGAATGTCTGTCGGTTCACCATTATGCTTTTCTCGTTTGTTTTTTGTACGCTGCGAACTGGAAATTGCATTATCTCGTTTccttaatttttaacgattccTTCTTCTCTCTTACGCTTGTCGCTTTAATGAGTATGGAAGAAATGAGACAAGCAAGCCGACGGCTGAATAACAGTAAAGTAAATATAGGTGAGCCAGCTCACCTGCAATCAATATTTACCCAATTAAGCTCAGACATGAGTGGCCGTACCGGCGATTGGTGATCAAAACGGATATGCGCAATATGCAATGTAAGTCCAAACTTTCATTATATAGCCGTTCAGGTTTACTTCCATGAAGAAgacaaaaaatctaaatacaTATCTGCTTTCTCATGTCCCTGTCGAAGAATTTGTAGTATCGGAATAGTCCCTATAGCATGAGTTTTGGTTGTCCTTGCAGCTTCTTTTGGTCGATGTAACTTAGTTTCAAGGGAAAGTCGCCGCAAAGCGATTTTCGATCTTTAAATGAAAGTTTCCAGCAATCTCTTTCcaaacattttatttccattgtTTTAAGTCTTCCTGATTCTACTCATATATCTCATACTTCTTTCCTTTCTTCTTCCATTGCCACAGCTCAAGTGATAAGCTGAATACGGACATGCACGAAGAGGATTTCACAGCACACGAACAACCAGAAAAGCAAGATGCTGAAGGCCTACCATTCAGTCAGCAGGCAATGGACTTGCAGCGCCTGCAATACGCGCATTTGACATCGGTGGCGTCCGCGTCGTCAATGTCACCGGCAACAACACCACCACTATCACCGCCTCAACCGATAAAACTATTGaataagcagcagcaacagcatcaCCAGTCACCAACAACCAAATCGAGCACAACAACAGCTCAGCCACAAATTTCAGCGGCCGTAGTAACGGCataccagcagcaacaacaactatcacACAGACAGCACGTACACCAcatacaacagcagcaacaacaacaaccacgagCCGAGCAAATGATTTCAGCGACCGATGTCAGCACCTCAGCGGCCGCTGCCtataaaagacaacaacaaaagctacgAAAACTACGCGAACTGCACTCGCTCGCCTTGGAGGGTGGCGACACGGCGCGCGGTTATTGCTCCTGCGATGAGCAGTGGACCTCATCATCGCCGCCCACTTCCGGCTCGCCGACACTCTCGTGCAACGAAGCACACGAAAAGACATCCGACGGAAGTGAAAGCAACGAAACGACGGCAACAACAGCATCAATGAATAGCGAACGGGTGACAGGAAGCGCGTACAAACAAATGAATGTGACAACAGGACACGGCCGGTTGGCTGACGGCGGTAATGAAGCTGGTCACAGCCGGACATGGCAACCGccaaaacgcaacaacaaccacagcagtGTCGATGGTGTTGGCAACATTTGGTCGGGGACCCGTGCAAATGAGGTCGCCAAGGCAGCGGCGGCCGTGGTGGCGGCAAAGGCAGCCGGCGCTGCTTCAGCATCAACTGCGTCAACTACGGCAGCAGCGTCAATGTCGGCGGGTGCCGTACGCCCTGTACCGGCAGTACGCCTCAAGCAACAGCATCATGTGCGCTTCTCGGACGAAAAGAATTTCTCGGATTAGTTTGGCGTAAAGTCGAAAGCACGGACATAAGTAGAAAGTAAAATACAGAATTGAGGACGAAACCGATGAATGTAATGAAGGCAAATGAAAACGAATGAGCGAACAAATTGACGTGAAAGGGCGATTGGTGGCAATGACTCGGTTTCATTAAAAAGGGCAGGCAACATTTGTGTGCCGCAGGGACCTCAAAGTTATTTGATATTCTAAGGCTGAAATATTCCATTTAAggctaatttaaaaaaattacaacaacctTTCATATCTACTACGGCCTACAATAACTTTTTAGCCTGAATGTATTCACGGAGCTCCCCTCGGGTCTGCGTACCCTCAATTAAATTAGACATCGATTAATGTTAATACTCGCGCCCATCATCCCTCTAGATGAGAACACCGAAAAAGCGCCATAAGAcgatttttactataaaatatattcaagaacaacCCGGTATAAGCATTTCAGCCATTAGACCTATAAACCACAATTAGTCTTGTACGTGAGCGAAGTGTGTTGGCGTAAGAGCTATGTCTCTTTAGAATCAGATCAGATTGGAACTAAGAAGCTCAGCACCAAACTGCTAACCCTTTTTTTAACCTTTTAAGACCACACACTATGCACTCGATTAAGCCGTTCAAAAGTATACAATAAATAGGTTCACGCATGGTCCATTAGTTGATACGATATTATTAATTAGGCTTACTGTTAATAATGTTGTCAAAATTGATGCATATTTTGATTAATCCTTTTAGTTTTTCCGACCACAAAAAGCACTTGCCAACTGAAATGAAAAGCATTTGCTAATGGCTAGAAACTAGCAACAATAATAGGATTAATGAACATTTTCCATATTTCtcataaaaaatgcaacaaaagcaaaaacaaagcgaCAAAAAAGAATTGCAAATTAAAGCTGTGAAATTAAATGATCATTTCTGTATTTgctcttttttatatatttttattttattaccaaatgccaacaacaacaaactacacATGTTTTTACAATCACACAGCAACAGGAGAATCAAAACAATGGCAAAGAGTGCACAGTGGAAAAGGAAAAGTGGCAAGGTCACAGGTTATTTCTAATTAAAGTTATTCAGCAAATGTTGATGCAAAAACAAAGGCGAAGAACAAAAACAGAAAGCACGAAAAAAgggggaaataaaaaaaaattaccaacactaaaaacacaaaactataaaactagTTCCCAAACAACAATGAATGTTTGTGTGgccaaaagtaaattaaaaaaacagtcGTGTGCAATAATAATCACAAGCAGGTGAACGCAAAGGGTGTGCAGCGATAAAAAAAGATGTGTTGGCGTGAAAAAGTAAACCGAAAATTTCAAGTATTCACCAAAATGGTGTTTGTGGTGCTTTGCTTAATCGGAgcagtaatttgtttttgttataaattgaaCGCCCTTCTCATGCGAAATCCAGCACCCTTAATTGCCGAAAACTATTTCACTGCAAACTATTTCACTCACCTTCATTTATACACGTTTCAGTTCAAAGTTTTACTTCCGCTctattttgtttgaatttctcTGCTTCTGTTGCGTCTGTTTACAATTTGCTGCGTGTGCCTCTCGTTTCATTTTGGCATTTCGGTTTCATGTGCCTGCATGAATTCAATACATAGAATGTATTATACTGATGTtgttctaattaaaacaaaaacaataacacacacaagtttttatttttgcacttttttgttaaaaaacaaaaaaacaaaatttta
This genomic interval carries:
- the LOC128919826 gene encoding protein couch potato-like, giving the protein MHEEDFTAHEQPEKQDAEGLPFSQQAMDLQRLQYAHLTSVASASSMSPATTPPLSPPQPIKLLNKQQQQHHQSPTTKSSTTTAQPQISAAVVTAYQQQQQLSHRQHVHHIQQQQQQQPRAEQMISATDVSTSAAAAYKRQQQKLRKLRELHSLALEGGDTARGYCSCDEQWTSSSPPTSGSPTLSCNEAHEKTSDGSESNETTATTASMNSERVTGSAYKQMNVTTGHGRLADGGNEAGHSRTWQPPKRNNNHSSVDGVGNIWSGTRANEVAKAAAAVVAAKAAGAASASTASTTAAASMSAGAVRPVPAVRLKQQHHVRFSDEKNFSD